In Cyprinus carpio isolate SPL01 chromosome A14, ASM1834038v1, whole genome shotgun sequence, a single window of DNA contains:
- the LOC109049094 gene encoding uncharacterized protein LOC109049094 isoform X2, with translation MINTYHSSYNPPPVPPRAGYSKPQPAGNSPLVKFLSVMLLLLMILTLGGFLYLFQKLNMLHGSYYEDMASLQRLQDCADSSMGEDSKTECGKLMEKYKTAIAKVSQANEKLSKLTGGPQFIGPAAHMTALSEQKDKNSDFLKTNSVLWDEDHSLLQDVRFSNKRDKLTIQYPGIYFIYSQVTFSKHATSFGLKQSIKSIEPETKKVKELLKSFCSLDPNASDLCTASLSGVFSLEKDQQLYVTVANTSLVNRDSCSFGLFKLQ, from the exons ATGATAAACACCTATCACAGTAGCTACAATCCCCCACCGGTGCCTCCACGGGCAGGATACAGCAAACCCCAGCCAGCGGGCAACTCACCTTTAGTCAAGTTTTTGTCAGTGATGCTACTGCTGTTAATGATACTGACCTTGGGAGGCTTCCTCTACCTGTTCCAGAAACTTAACATG CTCCATGGCAGTTATTATGAAGACATGGCAAGCCTACAGAGACTACAGGACTGTGCAGATAGCAGTATGGGAGAAGACTCAAAGACAGAATGTGGCAAActgatggaaaaatataaaactgcCATAGCAAAG GTTTCACAAGcaaatgaaaaat TGTCTAAGTTAACTGGAGGGCCACAATTCATTGGACCAGCTGCACACATGACTGCTCTGAGCGAACAAAAAG ATAAGAATTCTGACTTCTTGAAGACAAACAGTGTTCTTTGGGATGAAGACCATTCGCTGCTACAGGACGTACGGTTTAGCAACAAACGGGACAAGCTGACCATTCAGTATCCCGGAATCTATTTCATCTACTCCCAAGTCACCTTCTCCAAACATGCTACTTCTTTTGGATTAAAGCAATCCATAAAGAGCATAGAACCAGAGACAAAGAAAGTCAAGGAGCTACTCAAGTCTTTTTGCAGTTTGGACCCAAACGCATCAGATTTGTGCACAGCCTCTCTGTCAGGGGTGTTCAGTCTAGAGAAAGACCAACAGCTCTATGTTACAGTTGCAAACACATCCTTGGTGAACCGGGACTCCTGCAGCTTTGGATTATTCAAATTGCAGTAA
- the LOC109049094 gene encoding uncharacterized protein LOC109049094 isoform X1: MINTYHSSYNPPPVPPRAGYSKPQPAGNSPLVKFLSVMLLLLMILTLGGFLYLFQKLNMQLHGSYYEDMASLQRLQDCADSSMGEDSKTECGKLMEKYKTAIAKVSQANEKLSKLTGGPQFIGPAAHMTALSEQKDKNSDFLKTNSVLWDEDHSLLQDVRFSNKRDKLTIQYPGIYFIYSQVTFSKHATSFGLKQSIKSIEPETKKVKELLKSFCSLDPNASDLCTASLSGVFSLEKDQQLYVTVANTSLVNRDSCSFGLFKLQ; this comes from the exons ATGATAAACACCTATCACAGTAGCTACAATCCCCCACCGGTGCCTCCACGGGCAGGATACAGCAAACCCCAGCCAGCGGGCAACTCACCTTTAGTCAAGTTTTTGTCAGTGATGCTACTGCTGTTAATGATACTGACCTTGGGAGGCTTCCTCTACCTGTTCCAGAAACTTAACATG CAGCTCCATGGCAGTTATTATGAAGACATGGCAAGCCTACAGAGACTACAGGACTGTGCAGATAGCAGTATGGGAGAAGACTCAAAGACAGAATGTGGCAAActgatggaaaaatataaaactgcCATAGCAAAG GTTTCACAAGcaaatgaaaaat TGTCTAAGTTAACTGGAGGGCCACAATTCATTGGACCAGCTGCACACATGACTGCTCTGAGCGAACAAAAAG ATAAGAATTCTGACTTCTTGAAGACAAACAGTGTTCTTTGGGATGAAGACCATTCGCTGCTACAGGACGTACGGTTTAGCAACAAACGGGACAAGCTGACCATTCAGTATCCCGGAATCTATTTCATCTACTCCCAAGTCACCTTCTCCAAACATGCTACTTCTTTTGGATTAAAGCAATCCATAAAGAGCATAGAACCAGAGACAAAGAAAGTCAAGGAGCTACTCAAGTCTTTTTGCAGTTTGGACCCAAACGCATCAGATTTGTGCACAGCCTCTCTGTCAGGGGTGTTCAGTCTAGAGAAAGACCAACAGCTCTATGTTACAGTTGCAAACACATCCTTGGTGAACCGGGACTCCTGCAGCTTTGGATTATTCAAATTGCAGTAA
- the LOC109049095 gene encoding transcription cofactor vestigial-like protein 3 isoform X1, which produces MEEDLGNPVAKKTEEESSSVLLTYFKGDINSMVDEHFSRALSQAAKLKGERSEIKRNCKVAQTNGLGSSQWDAQSQTRFQHLFPPEHLREGTSRESQSNHHMPPNHPANSAALWSGDSRQGLSLALPPMMPYPSAVSSDGLMVAEHQYSNSLLNLLHNDHPDMGTVVLPSSKQDLMSGWTKYPGFGNQMNCNINLNSGVQGIEKRDLYWY; this is translated from the exons ATGGAGGAGGATCTAGGGAACCCTGTGGCTAAGAAGACTGAGGAGGAGTCCAGTAGTGTCCTTCTCACTTACTTCAAAGGAGACATCAACAGCATGGTGGATGAACATTTCTCCCGTGCTCTGAGTCAAGCAGCAAAACTGAAGGGAGAACGCTCCGAAATCAAAAGAAACTGTAAAGTTGCTCAGACAA ATGGACTTGGATCAAGTCAATGGGACGCACAGTCACAAACTAGGTTTCAGCACTTGTTTCCTCCAGAACATCTCCGGGAAGGAACAAGCAGAGAGTCTCAATCAAACCATCATATGCCACCAAATCACCCTGCAAACAGTGCTGCTCTGTGGTCAGGAGATTCTAGACAGGGATTGAGTCTTGCTCTGCCCCCCATGATGCCCTACCCCTCAGCTGTATCCTCTGATGGTTTGATGGTGGCAGAACACCAGTACTCTAATTCTCTGTTAAACTTGCTTCACAACGATCACCCTGACATGGGCACAGTGGTGCTACCCTCCTCCAAACAAGACCTCATGTCAGGATGGACCAAGTACCCAGGATTTGGCAATCAGATGAATTGCAATATCAATCTCAACTCTG GTGTACAGGGGATTGAAAAAAGGGATCTTTATTGGTATTAA
- the LOC109049095 gene encoding transcription cofactor vestigial-like protein 3 isoform X2: MEEDLGNPVAKKTEEESSSVLLTYFKGDINSMVDEHFSRALSQAAKLKGERSEIKRNYGLGSSQWDAQSQTRFQHLFPPEHLREGTSRESQSNHHMPPNHPANSAALWSGDSRQGLSLALPPMMPYPSAVSSDGLMVAEHQYSNSLLNLLHNDHPDMGTVVLPSSKQDLMSGWTKYPGFGNQMNCNINLNSGVQGIEKRDLYWY, encoded by the exons ATGGAGGAGGATCTAGGGAACCCTGTGGCTAAGAAGACTGAGGAGGAGTCCAGTAGTGTCCTTCTCACTTACTTCAAAGGAGACATCAACAGCATGGTGGATGAACATTTCTCCCGTGCTCTGAGTCAAGCAGCAAAACTGAAGGGAGAACGCTCCGAAATCAAAAGAAACT ATGGACTTGGATCAAGTCAATGGGACGCACAGTCACAAACTAGGTTTCAGCACTTGTTTCCTCCAGAACATCTCCGGGAAGGAACAAGCAGAGAGTCTCAATCAAACCATCATATGCCACCAAATCACCCTGCAAACAGTGCTGCTCTGTGGTCAGGAGATTCTAGACAGGGATTGAGTCTTGCTCTGCCCCCCATGATGCCCTACCCCTCAGCTGTATCCTCTGATGGTTTGATGGTGGCAGAACACCAGTACTCTAATTCTCTGTTAAACTTGCTTCACAACGATCACCCTGACATGGGCACAGTGGTGCTACCCTCCTCCAAACAAGACCTCATGTCAGGATGGACCAAGTACCCAGGATTTGGCAATCAGATGAATTGCAATATCAATCTCAACTCTG GTGTACAGGGGATTGAAAAAAGGGATCTTTATTGGTATTAA